A section of the Acanthochromis polyacanthus isolate Apoly-LR-REF ecotype Palm Island chromosome 1, KAUST_Apoly_ChrSc, whole genome shotgun sequence genome encodes:
- the LOC110966509 gene encoding zinc finger FYVE domain-containing protein 1-like, with product MSGHGSSSEKGVNTSLICQESYSCGGSEEAAYECDECRSLQCVRCELELHSQERLKNHERVQIGPGHVPYCDNCKGGNGDNGKRHRSVVRCQNCKVNLCQDCQKRTHSGGNKKKHQLTSYPPPPKPAEVNSVQTSVQPAIQIADETKSQRAKLLEQVSSFLLVDENEEMQIKDEASFMKSLSCEPDQLLKVVSIFGNTGEGKSHTLNHTFFMGREVFKTSPTQESCTVGVWAAFDPIHKVVVIDTEGLLGNSSKQGQRTRLLLKVLAISDLIIYRTHADRLHDDLFKFLGDASDAYLKHFTKELKATTARCGLDVPLSTLGPAVIIFHETVHTKLLGSEKSSESVDRLLMERFRKLSRFPEAFSSVQYWGTQTLSPPTDFRGLQNKLEQLLDNNATRSPRTPVVIFKALQALSERFNGEIAGELVAHSCFFPDEYFTCSSLCLSCGSGCKNSMNHLGEGVCHDAKHRCRYSVQYDNRIYTCKACYEGGKEVIVVPKTSASSDSPWMGLAKYAWSGYVIECPNCGVIYRSRQYWYGNQDPVDTVVRTEIQHVWPGSDGFLKDNSNAAQRLLDGVNLVAQSVSELSVKPAKAVTSWLTDQIAPAYWKPNSLILGCHKCHTVFQDNDTKHHCRACGEGFCDGCSSKAAPVPERGWGLAPVRVCDVCFEQRASYAEVLEAELEEEEGGTLARKVGEAVTNTIGVVVTAIDIPLGLVKDAARPAYWVPDQDILSCHNCQREFTAKLSKHHCRACGQGVCDECSAERRAVPSRGWDHPVRVCTSCNQKPGEL from the exons ATGAGTGGGCATGGCTCATCTTCAGAAAAGGGAGTTAATACCAGTCTAATATGTCAAGAGAGTTATTCCTGTGGTGGCTCTGAAGAGGCTGCATATGAGTGTGATGAGTGTAGGAGCCTGCAGTGTGTCCGTTGTGAACTCGAACTCCACAGCCAGGAGCGTCTGAAGAACCACGAGAGGGTCCAGATAGGTCCTGGACATGTCCCTTACTGTGACAACTGTAAAGGAGGCAATGGGGATAATGGGAAACGCCATAGGTCTGTGGTCCGCTGCCAGAACTGCAAAGTTAACTTGTGCCAAGACTGTCAGAAACGCACCCACAGTGGAGGCAACAAGAAGAAACACCAGCTTACATCTTACCCTCCACCACCGAAACCAGCAGAGGTCAACTCTGTGCAGACGTCTGTCCAGCCTGCCATTCAAATAGCTGATGAGACCAAATCTCAGAGAGCAAAACTTCTGGAGCAGGTGTCCAGTTTTCTCTTGGTTGATGAGAATGAGGAAATGCAG ATTAAAGATGAGGCTTCTTTCATGAAGAGCCTCAGCTGCGAGCCCGACCAGCTGCTGAAGGTGGTGTCCATCTTTGGTAACACAGGAGAGGGCAAATCTCACACCCTGAACCACACCTTCTTCATGGGCAGAGAGGTGTTCAAGACTTCTCCCACACAAGAGTCGTGTACGGTGGGCGTGTGGGCCGCATTTGACCCCATCCATAAAGTCGTGGTCATCGATACGGAGGGGCTGCTTGGCAACAGTTCCAAACAGGGCCAGAGAACCCGCCTCTTACTCAAGGTGCTCGCCATCTCCGACCTGATCATTTACCGCACCCATGCTGACCGTCTCCATGACGACCTCTTCAAGTTCCTCGGCGACGCCTCGGATGCCTATTTGAAGCATTTTACCAAGGAGCTGAAGGCCACGACAGCCCGCTGTGGCCTGGATGTCCCGTTATCCACCTTGGGCCCTGCGGTGATCATCTTCCATGAAACGGTCCACACTAAGCTGCTGGGTTCAG AGAAGTCATCTGAGTCAGTAGATCGGCTGCTGATGGAGCGCTTTAGGAAGCTCTCCCGTTTTCCAGAAGCCTTCAGTTCTGTCCAGTACTGGGGAACACAGACTCTCAGTCCCCCTACTGACTTCCGTGGCCTGCAGAATAAACTGGAGCAGCTCCTGGATAACAACGCCACCCGCTCCCCCCGCACCCCGGTGGTCATCTTCAAAGCGCTGCAG GCACTGAGTGAACGCTTCAATGGGGAAATTGCAGGTGAGCTGGTCGCGCACAGCTGCTTCTTTCCTGATGAGTACTTCACCTGCTCCAGCTTGTGCCTCAGTTGTGG ATCTGGCTGTAAGAACAGCATGAACCACTTAGGAGAAGGAGTGTGCCATGACGCGAAGCACCGCTGTCGTTATTCTGTTCAGTATGATAATCGCATTTACACCTGTAAG GCTTGCTATGAAGGGGGAAAGGAAGTCATAGTTGTCCCAAAGACCTCAGCTTCCTCAGACTCTCCATGGATGGGCCTCGCCAAATATGCCTGGTCTGG GTATGTCATTGAATGTCCCAACTGTGGAGTGATCTATCGGAGCCGTCAGTATTGGTACGGGAACCAGGACCCTGTGGACACAGTGGTCCGCACCGAGATCCAGCATGTTTGGCCAGGA tCGGATGGCTTTTTAAAGGACAATAGCAATGCTGCACAGCGGCTTCTGGATGGAGTCAACCTAGTGGCCCAGTCTGTGTCAGAGCTCAGTGTCAAACCTGCCAAGGCCGTCACCTCTTGGCTGACAGATCAGATCGCCCCAGCCTACTGGAAACCCAACTCCCTCATCTTG GGGTGCCATAAGTGTCACACAGTCTTCCAGGATAATGACACCAAGCATCACTGCCGTGCCTGCGGGGAGGGCTTCTGTGACGGCTGCTCTTCCAAAGCTGCACCCGTCCCTGAGAGAGGCTGGGGTCTTGCCCCTGTCAGAGTCTGTGATGTCTGCTTTGAGCAGAGAGCTTCATATGCAG AAGTACTTGAGGCAGAGCTCGAGGAGGAAGAAGGTGGAACTCTGGCTAGGAAGGTTGGAGAAGCGGTCACCAACACTATAGGAGTTGTTGTCACTGCTATTGACATCCCACTTG GCCTCGTGAAAGATGCGGCTCGTCCTGCCTACTGGGTGCCTGACCAGGACATCCTGTCCTGCCACAACTGCCAACGTGAGTTCACTGCCAAGCTGTCCAAGCACCACTGCCGCGCCTGTGGCCAAGGAGTGTGCGACGAGTGCTCCGCGGAGCGTCGAGCCGTTCCGTCGCGTGGCTGGGACCACCCCGTGCGAGTGTGCACCAGCTGCAACCAGAAACCTGGAGAACTTTAA